The stretch of DNA TTGTTTTTAACATCAAAAGGACAGCTCTGGCAGAACAAAGCAGTGTACAGCATCACCGCCGTCATTGTCAATGTGTTCCGTTCGATTCCATTTATTATACTGATCGTGTTGCTGATTCCATTTACAAAAGCATTATTAGGAACGATCATTGGTGAAAACGCGGCACTGCCTGCTTTAATTATTGGAGCAGCACCGTTTTACGCTCGTATGGTTGAGATTGCCCTTCGCGAAATTGACCGTGGCGTTATTGAAGCAGCCCGCGCAATGGGAGCGTCCACTTGGACGATCATCCGCAAAGTGCTGATCCCGGAATCACTGCCGGCTCTTATATCTGGATTAACGGTCACAGCCATCGCTCTTGTCGGCTATACGGCAATGGCAGGTGTGATTGGGGCAGGGGGCCTTGGGAACCTTGCTTTCTTGGATGGTTTCCAGCGCAGCCGCAGTGATGTGACTTTAATGGCAACGATTGTGATTTTAGTTATCGTG from Domibacillus sp. DTU_2020_1001157_1_SI_ALB_TIR_016 encodes:
- a CDS encoding methionine ABC transporter permease, whose translation is MIEQWFPNVDWGKMWEATYETLYMTSISVVITFVLGILLGLLLFLTSKGQLWQNKAVYSITAVIVNVFRSIPFIILIVLLIPFTKALLGTIIGENAALPALIIGAAPFYARMVEIALREIDRGVIEAARAMGASTWTIIRKVLIPESLPALISGLTVTAIALVGYTAMAGVIGAGGLGNLAFLDGFQRSRSDVTLMATIVILVIVFIIQFIGDTAVRKLDKR